In Streptomyces hawaiiensis, one genomic interval encodes:
- a CDS encoding valine--tRNA ligase — MTENAQQQPPAPSTDLPTQYAPADVEGPLYERWVERGYFEADEKSEKPPYTIVIPPPNVTGSLHLGHAFEHTLIDALTRRKRMQGYETLWQPGMDHAGIATQNVVERELAKEGKSRHDLGRETFVERVWQWKGESGGQISGQMRRLGDGVAWSRERFTMDEGLSQAVQTIFKRLYDDELIYRAERIINWCPRCLTAISDIEVEYQDDDGELVSMKYGDGDDTIVVATTRAETMLGDTAVAVHPEDERYRHLIGKQVKLPLTDRSIPVVADEHVDPEFGTGAVKVTPAHDPNDFEIGQRHDLPALTIMDEHAVITAHGPFQGLDRLEARSAIVAALRAEGRIVAEKRPYVHSVGHCSRCKTTIEPRLSMQWWVKVGPLAKAAGDAVREGKVKIHPQEMEKRYFDWVDNLHDWCISRQLWWGHRIPVWYGPNGEVVCVGPDEQPPGTEAEGWRQDTDVLDTWFSSGLWPFSTLGWPEQTESLAKFYPNSVLVTGYDILFFWVARMMMFGLYAMDGTPPFHTIALHGMVRDQFGKKMSKSFGNAVNPLDWMDKYGSDALRFTLARGANPGVDVPIGEDWVQGSRNFANKIWNATRFALMNGATVDGPLPDPSKMSSTDRWILSRLNTVVAEVDAFYEDYQFAKLSDALFHFAWDEVFDWYVELSKTTFQAGGEAAEVSKRVLGEVLDVTLKLLHPVVPFVTETLWTTLTGGESVVIADWPNDSGFRDADAEREIESLQSVVTEVRRFRADQGLQPGQRVPARLTLDGTRFAPHEAAIRQLLRLQPEGDAFTATATLPVAGAEVALDLSGTIDVAAERKRLAKDLAAAEKEKAQANAKLGNEAFLAKAPDHVVDKIRTRLTKAEEDIARIQSQLERLPQA, encoded by the coding sequence CACGCCTTCGAGCACACGCTCATCGACGCCCTGACCCGCCGCAAGCGCATGCAGGGGTACGAGACGCTGTGGCAGCCCGGCATGGACCACGCCGGTATCGCCACGCAGAACGTCGTCGAGCGGGAGCTCGCCAAGGAGGGCAAGTCCCGCCACGACCTGGGCCGTGAGACGTTCGTCGAGCGCGTCTGGCAGTGGAAGGGCGAGTCCGGCGGGCAGATCAGCGGCCAGATGCGGCGGTTGGGCGACGGTGTCGCCTGGTCGCGCGAGCGCTTCACGATGGACGAGGGCCTGTCCCAGGCCGTCCAGACCATCTTCAAGCGCCTCTACGACGACGAGCTGATCTACCGCGCCGAGCGCATCATCAACTGGTGCCCCCGGTGTCTGACGGCCATCTCGGACATCGAGGTCGAGTACCAGGACGACGACGGCGAGCTCGTCTCCATGAAGTACGGCGACGGGGACGACACCATCGTCGTGGCCACCACCCGCGCCGAGACGATGCTCGGTGACACGGCCGTCGCCGTCCACCCCGAGGACGAGCGCTACCGGCACCTGATCGGCAAGCAGGTCAAGCTGCCGCTGACCGACCGTTCCATCCCGGTCGTCGCGGACGAGCACGTCGACCCCGAGTTCGGCACGGGTGCCGTCAAGGTGACCCCGGCGCACGACCCGAACGACTTCGAGATCGGCCAGCGTCACGACCTCCCGGCCCTGACGATCATGGACGAGCACGCGGTCATCACCGCCCACGGCCCCTTCCAGGGCCTGGACCGGCTGGAAGCGCGGTCGGCGATCGTCGCGGCCCTGCGCGCCGAAGGGCGGATCGTCGCCGAGAAGCGGCCGTACGTCCACTCGGTCGGCCACTGCTCGCGCTGCAAGACGACGATCGAGCCGCGCCTGTCCATGCAGTGGTGGGTCAAGGTCGGACCGCTCGCGAAGGCCGCCGGTGACGCCGTCCGCGAGGGCAAGGTCAAGATTCATCCGCAGGAGATGGAGAAGCGGTACTTCGACTGGGTCGACAACCTCCACGACTGGTGCATCTCGCGGCAGTTGTGGTGGGGCCACCGCATCCCGGTCTGGTACGGCCCGAACGGCGAGGTCGTCTGCGTCGGCCCCGACGAGCAGCCGCCCGGGACCGAGGCGGAGGGCTGGCGTCAGGACACGGACGTCCTCGACACCTGGTTCTCCTCCGGCCTGTGGCCGTTCTCCACGCTCGGCTGGCCCGAGCAGACCGAGTCGCTCGCGAAGTTCTACCCGAACTCGGTCCTGGTCACCGGCTACGACATCCTCTTCTTCTGGGTCGCCCGGATGATGATGTTCGGCCTGTACGCGATGGACGGCACCCCGCCGTTCCACACCATCGCCCTGCACGGCATGGTCCGCGACCAGTTCGGCAAGAAGATGTCGAAGTCCTTCGGCAACGCGGTCAATCCGCTGGACTGGATGGACAAGTACGGCTCCGACGCCCTGCGCTTCACCCTCGCCCGCGGCGCCAACCCGGGCGTCGACGTCCCGATCGGCGAGGACTGGGTCCAGGGTTCCCGCAACTTCGCCAACAAGATCTGGAACGCGACGCGCTTCGCACTGATGAACGGCGCGACGGTGGACGGGCCGCTGCCGGACCCGTCGAAGATGTCCTCGACGGACCGTTGGATCCTCTCCCGCCTCAACACGGTCGTCGCCGAAGTCGACGCGTTCTACGAGGACTACCAGTTCGCGAAGCTCTCCGACGCCCTGTTCCACTTCGCGTGGGACGAGGTGTTCGACTGGTACGTCGAGCTGTCCAAGACGACGTTCCAGGCGGGCGGCGAGGCGGCCGAGGTCTCCAAGCGCGTCCTCGGCGAGGTCCTCGACGTCACGCTGAAGCTGCTGCACCCGGTGGTCCCCTTCGTCACCGAGACCCTGTGGACGACGCTGACCGGCGGCGAGTCGGTCGTCATCGCCGACTGGCCGAACGACAGCGGCTTCCGGGACGCCGACGCCGAGCGCGAGATCGAGAGCCTGCAGTCGGTCGTCACCGAGGTCCGCCGCTTCCGCGCCGACCAGGGCCTCCAGCCCGGCCAGCGGGTCCCGGCCCGGCTGACCCTGGACGGCACGCGGTTCGCGCCCCACGAGGCGGCCATCCGCCAGCTGCTCCGCCTCCAGCCGGAGGGCGACGCCTTCACGGCCACGGCGACCCTCCCGGTCGCCGGCGCCGAGGTCGCCCTCGACCTCTCCGGCACGATCGACGTGGCGGCGGAGCGCAAGCGCCTCGCCAAGGACCTCGCGGCGGCGGAGAAGGAGAAGGCGCAGGCCAACGCCAAGCTCGGCAACGAGGCGTTCCTGGCGAAGGCCCCCGACCACGTCGTGGACAAGATCCGCACCCGCCTCACCAAGGCGGAGGAGGACATCGCCCGGATCCAGTCCCAGCTGGAGCGCCTGCCGCAGGCGTAA